The Syntrophobotulus glycolicus DSM 8271 DNA window AGCCCAAAGTCCTGCTCTTAGATGAACCCTTCGGTGCTCTGGATGCCAAGGTCCGGAAGGATCTCCGCCGGTGGCTGCGCAAGCTGCATGATGAATATCCGATCACCAGTGTTTTTGTAACGCATGATCAGGAAGAGGCTCTGGATGTAGCGGATAGAGTGGTTATCCTCAATCAGGGAAAAATAGAACAGATCGGCACACCGGAAGAAGTCTATGATAATCCGGTCAATCCCTTTGTTTATCATTTTTTGGGCAATGTCAATTTGTTTCACGGCAGAGTGCATGAAGGAAAGGTTGAGCTTGGTTCTTTAAAACTGGATGTACCCGAAAACATCGGAATAAAGAATAAGGAAATTGTCAGCTATATCCGGCCGCACGATATTGAAATCAGAGTTAAGGATGAAGGAGAAGGCTTTATTGCGGCGGAGATTGTTTTCATCCGCGCCGTCGGTCCGATTGTCAATCTTGAACTGAAAAGACTGGATAGTGGAGATTATCTTGAAGCGGAGATCAGCAAAGAAGCTTTTAAAAGCTTGGAATTGCGGGAAAAACAAAAAGTTTTTCTCCGGCCTAAAGATTTCAGGGTTTTTACCCCGGAAGATTACGTGATTTAAGAAAAGTATTTTTTTTCTTTACTTGTAACTAAATTGGTTAAAAGTTTGAGGGGAGAAGGGAAGGGGGTGAATGAACAGCAGTAATGAAAAATAAAAATTTGCTTCATGGTCTGAGTGACGAATCCAAGAGAATATTAAAATTGTTCCTGCATAAAGGGGCGATGACGAAAAAACAGCTTTCCAAACTTTCCGGTTTAAAGCTTACGACGTTAAATCGAATGATGCTCCCGCTGGAGGATTTAAACTTAATCGTCAAATCGGATATTGAAAAGTCTTCAGGAGGCCGCAAGCCGGCTCTCTATGATGTCAATGTCAAAGATTATTATTTATTGGGGGTTGATATCTCCAGGCTCTATACCCAGATTGTTCTGACCAACCTTAAGATGAAGCCCTTGGAAAAGTACCGGTTTGATATGAATCAGGAATTAACTCCTGAGGCGACGCTGAAACGGATTTTAGAATGGATCCAGAATGTCCTGGCCAAGATCAAGGACGAATCCGTACTTGGTATAGGGATTGGAACGGTGGGCCCTT harbors:
- a CDS encoding sulfate/molybdate ABC transporter ATP-binding protein gives rise to the protein MSIEILNITKSFDSFKALSHIDLNIKTGELVALLGPSGSGKTTLLRIIAGLENPDSGSIIFDGQDNTEKSTQDRKVGFVFQHYALFKHMTVFENIAFGLKVRPYKLRPGKEAINEKVNELLSLVKMEELAKRYPSQLSGGQRQRIALARALAVEPKVLLLDEPFGALDAKVRKDLRRWLRKLHDEYPITSVFVTHDQEEALDVADRVVILNQGKIEQIGTPEEVYDNPVNPFVYHFLGNVNLFHGRVHEGKVELGSLKLDVPENIGIKNKEIVSYIRPHDIEIRVKDEGEGFIAAEIVFIRAVGPIVNLELKRLDSGDYLEAEISKEAFKSLELREKQKVFLRPKDFRVFTPEDYVI